A genome region from Actinomycetota bacterium includes the following:
- a CDS encoding pyruvate ferredoxin oxidoreductase (catalyzes the formation of acetyl-CoA from pyruvate and coenzyme A), producing AHRDRRTAAGEDPVVAGCATGCLEVSTTIYPYSSWKTPFIHNAFENSSATISGVEAAFKSLQRAGRIPADKKVKFVAFGGDGGTYDIGIQALSGAMERGHDMVYVCYDNGAYMNTGIQRSSATPLGAWATTAEVGKVQQGKAQRRKDLASIIADHGVPYAAQSSISHWKDLTDKAEKAFAVDGAAFLLVFSPCPRGWRTQPKDTIALARLAVQTGYWPMFEVENGVWRQTVKVNNRKPLEEFLQPQGRFKHLFAPGNEELLEAVKAEVDRYWDYVQSRCAASASA from the coding sequence GCGCACCGCGACCGACGCACCGCAGCCGGCGAGGACCCGGTCGTCGCGGGCTGCGCGACCGGCTGCCTCGAGGTGTCTACGACCATCTACCCGTACTCGTCGTGGAAGACCCCGTTCATCCACAACGCGTTCGAGAACTCCTCCGCGACCATCTCCGGCGTCGAAGCCGCGTTCAAGAGCCTGCAGCGCGCCGGCAGGATCCCGGCCGACAAGAAGGTCAAGTTCGTCGCGTTCGGTGGCGACGGCGGCACGTACGACATCGGCATCCAGGCGCTCTCGGGCGCCATGGAGCGCGGGCACGACATGGTGTACGTGTGCTACGACAACGGCGCGTACATGAACACCGGCATCCAGCGCTCGTCGGCCACCCCGCTCGGCGCGTGGGCGACGACCGCCGAGGTCGGCAAGGTCCAGCAGGGCAAAGCGCAGCGCCGCAAGGACCTCGCGAGCATCATCGCGGACCACGGCGTGCCGTACGCGGCGCAGAGTTCGATCAGCCACTGGAAGGACCTCACCGACAAGGCCGAGAAGGCGTTCGCCGTGGATGGCGCGGCGTTCCTGCTCGTCTTCTCGCCGTGCCCCCGCGGCTGGCGCACCCAGCCCAAGGACACGATCGCCTTGGCCCGCCTCGCCGTGCAGACCGGCTACTGGCCGATGTTCGAGGTCGAGAACGGCGTGTGGCGCCAGACCGTCAAGGTCAACAACCGCAAGCCGCTCGAGGAGTTCCTGCAGCCGCAGGGCCGCTTCAAGCACCTGTTCGCGCCCGGCAACGAGGAGCTGCTCGAGGCCGTCAAGGCCGAGGTCGACCGCTACTGGGACTACGTCCAGTCCCGGTGCGCCGCGAGCGCGTCCGCGTAG
- a CDS encoding HD domain-containing protein — MLPLVGVACVVGIAATLVAVALMSGLTDQWVASRAEAIDLSTRARLTEASRDLRESVRLMSQDPRLEDWLGRSDEAAAASVLTEMNRAIRADSVLLLDRDGSVVAATGAAPAVAAGDRPLGAFFDATTTPEPSATFVRIGDRDTIAAARVLRSTAGTYTLCVVRLLDSELLGERTRGSAGSFALYDDDGRLVAMANEPGDAVSEAAFEAPAPPVSQALAAAAAGEVGLGSLESTSGAYHVRSSQVTLPSDPVASRRYLVTLMRTDVIDATRVATIRLIALLSIFAVLLLWGLGAWIARSVSTPLLTLSEGARRIADGDFTTKVRIGGANEIHALAESFNSMTDSLRDRTESLTRKVLELATLYEISRSLGATLDLDELLRGVLDSALRIFEVETGYISLRDRNDGSLAVRIVTGGGQLEPDDRAVRSSMAEWVAREGRPLIFNPSGDAHAASQVDTVTGASAALSVPLSTNEGVIGAITVGTRDASFRFSADDVRLLSTVANHVAIAIGNIELFVSLQDAYLATVRALAAAVDAKDTYTRGHSDGVAAYSVATGSVLGLSPEQMTALEMAAYLHDIGKIGVREEILLKPGRLTDAEMGQMRHHPLIGANILRPVAFPWPIAPVVRHHHEHWDGRGYPAGLKGEEIPLLARVLGVADAYEAMTSDRPYRRGRSRDEAVAELRRCAGTQFDPRIVDAFVAGLERLGPGHEQPAEPSADLMPEEARAVFVGIADGMLDSYRRLGGPRLAANLEAEMNAYFEPGDLPFRVAGGHLVIAFEYGDEPERELEAMRHALKRLMLAMEGTSGHSLVDHFYAEALSGLSDRMRSTAARMDLRVV, encoded by the coding sequence GTGCTCCCGCTGGTCGGCGTGGCGTGCGTGGTCGGCATCGCGGCGACGCTCGTGGCCGTCGCGCTCATGTCCGGGCTCACCGACCAGTGGGTCGCGTCACGCGCCGAGGCGATCGACCTGTCGACGCGGGCACGCCTCACCGAAGCCTCCCGTGACCTGCGGGAATCGGTCCGGCTCATGTCGCAGGATCCGCGTCTCGAGGACTGGCTGGGCCGAAGCGACGAGGCTGCCGCGGCGAGCGTGCTCACCGAGATGAACCGCGCGATCCGCGCCGACTCCGTCTTGCTGCTGGACCGGGACGGCAGCGTCGTCGCCGCGACGGGCGCCGCGCCGGCGGTCGCGGCCGGGGACCGGCCGCTGGGAGCGTTCTTCGATGCGACGACGACCCCCGAGCCGTCGGCCACGTTCGTGCGGATCGGGGACCGCGACACGATTGCGGCGGCGCGCGTCCTGAGATCGACCGCAGGCACGTACACGCTGTGCGTGGTGCGCCTGTTGGACAGCGAACTGCTGGGCGAGCGCACGCGGGGTTCCGCCGGGTCGTTCGCGCTGTACGACGACGACGGTCGTCTCGTGGCGATGGCCAACGAGCCGGGCGACGCGGTGTCCGAGGCCGCGTTCGAGGCTCCGGCGCCGCCGGTCTCACAAGCGCTCGCCGCCGCGGCCGCGGGCGAGGTCGGGCTCGGGTCGCTGGAGTCCACCTCGGGCGCGTACCACGTGCGATCGTCGCAGGTCACACTGCCGAGCGACCCGGTCGCGAGCCGGCGCTACCTCGTCACGCTCATGCGGACCGACGTGATCGATGCGACCCGGGTCGCGACCATCAGGCTCATCGCGCTCCTGTCGATCTTCGCGGTGCTGCTGCTGTGGGGCCTCGGCGCATGGATCGCGCGCAGCGTCTCGACCCCGCTGCTCACGCTCTCCGAGGGCGCGCGCCGCATCGCGGACGGCGACTTCACGACGAAGGTGCGCATCGGCGGCGCGAACGAGATCCATGCGCTCGCGGAGTCGTTCAACTCGATGACCGACTCTCTGCGCGACCGGACCGAGAGCCTCACCAGGAAGGTGCTCGAGCTTGCGACCCTCTACGAGATCAGCCGCTCGCTCGGCGCCACGCTGGACCTGGACGAGCTGCTGCGCGGCGTGCTCGACTCCGCGCTGCGGATCTTCGAGGTCGAGACCGGCTACATCAGCCTGCGGGACCGGAACGACGGCTCGCTCGCGGTGCGGATCGTGACGGGCGGCGGGCAGCTCGAGCCCGACGACCGGGCGGTGCGCAGCTCGATGGCCGAGTGGGTGGCCCGTGAGGGCCGGCCGCTCATCTTCAACCCGTCGGGGGACGCGCACGCGGCGTCGCAGGTCGACACCGTCACCGGCGCGAGCGCGGCGCTGTCGGTGCCGCTCTCCACGAACGAGGGCGTCATCGGCGCGATCACGGTCGGCACGCGGGACGCGTCGTTCCGGTTCAGTGCCGATGACGTGCGGCTCCTGTCGACCGTCGCGAACCACGTCGCGATCGCGATCGGCAACATCGAGCTGTTCGTGTCGCTCCAGGACGCCTACCTCGCCACGGTCCGTGCGCTCGCCGCCGCGGTCGACGCGAAGGACACGTACACGCGCGGCCACTCGGACGGCGTGGCGGCCTACTCGGTGGCGACCGGCTCGGTCCTCGGCCTGTCGCCCGAGCAGATGACCGCGCTGGAGATGGCCGCATACCTGCACGACATCGGCAAGATCGGCGTTCGCGAGGAGATCCTGCTCAAGCCCGGGCGGCTCACGGACGCGGAGATGGGGCAGATGCGGCACCACCCGCTCATCGGCGCCAACATCCTGCGCCCGGTGGCGTTCCCCTGGCCCATCGCGCCGGTCGTACGGCACCACCACGAGCACTGGGACGGGCGGGGCTACCCGGCCGGCCTCAAGGGCGAGGAGATCCCGCTGCTCGCGAGAGTGCTCGGCGTCGCGGACGCGTACGAGGCGATGACGTCCGACCGGCCGTACCGCCGAGGCCGCAGCCGGGACGAGGCGGTCGCTGAGCTGCGGCGTTGCGCGGGCACGCAGTTCGACCCCCGCATAGTCGACGCGTTCGTGGCCGGCCTCGAGCGGCTCGGGCCGGGCCACGAGCAGCCGGCCGAGCCTTCCGCGGACCTCATGCCGGAGGAGGCGCGCGCGGTGTTCGTCGGCATCGCCGACGGCATGCTCGACTCCTACCGGCGCCTCGGCGGGCCGCGGCTCGCGGCGAACCTCGAGGCTGAGATGAACGCGTACTTCGAGCCGGGGGACCTGCCGTTCCGCGTCGCCGGCGGGCACCTCGTGATCGCGTTCGAG